The DNA segment ACAAGAACATTGACATGAGTTTAGAATTGTCACGATAAAAATGCCAAATAAAAAAAAGAGGATTATTTGTCTATTCATAACTTTAACTTTTTAAATGCTCTAATACTAGTCGTGCAGTTTTTTTACCTATTTTGCCTAACGGTTTGCGGTTGAATTTGGCAGGCTATTACTTGCAGTGAATGTCAAACCGCTAAAATATTTGAACTTTGTTATTCGTGTCAAGTTGCCCATAACAGCCTGCTAAATTTTAACCGTGTGTTACCGGCTGGGCTTCTTTTTGTCGCTATAGTTGCACTTCAATTAATTTAAGAACGTCTTGTATGAGGTTGTCCAATTCAGGTGCTGTTATTGTATTTGGGTTCATTCCTAATGTTGCATAATCTGGATTTGGGTCACCATGATGTTGTTTCCAAGAAACTCCATTAATTAAATTCAAGTTAGCTATTATAGTTGTTCTATTTGCATTGTCTCGAAAAACCACACCTGAGGTGTCAAGAAAGGAAATAAGTCTGCCAAATGTTTTTTGTCCAGTCATTGAACGAATTTCTTTATAGAACTTGAAACGCAAATGAGCTTCTAATACATTACGCAGCCATCCTAATACCGTGTCTTTAATTGAATGGTCAGGATTAGTACGAAATGCCTCTAACGCTTCAATATGTTTAAAATATTCATTTTTTACTAAGCTGTCCAAATCACATTCTTCAATTATGGAAGCTTTAGCAGCAAAGTTTTCTGTTATTCTCAAAGTGTTCTTAATCGCTCCGCCAAAGTCCTTACCTATTTCATGTAAGAAGAATTCGTTGTGACTCAAAACAACAACTTGCTTCATTTGCTGTATTAATGCTTTGATTATTCCAATCGTGTATGTTCTTCTATTAGTATCTAAGCTTGAAAGCGGGTCGTCAAAAATTAAAATCTTGTCTTGGCGGTTCGGATCAATGTCAAGTTTGGATAAAAAGAAAGCTAACGCAATTGTGCTTTTATCTCCCTCGCTTAAACATTCTTTTGCATTAAATGGTTGATTAGGAACAAATGAAATATCCTTGCCGTCAATAGTCAGCTTATATGCGATTTTGCTTTGTGTAGCTCGGCCATGGGGAGCAACATGAACAACATTGTCAATTTTAAAAAGGGTCTTAAAAACATTACCTAAGTAATGGTTGATTTGTGTTTGATAACTACTGAAAAATGTTGCTGCTGCCGTTTGCTGCTGTTGTGATAACAATGTGTATGCAGTTTCTAAACCTCTAAGTGTTTGCTTCTCGGCAGACAATTGAGTGCAAAGTGTATCAATGGGAGTTTCAAATCTTTTTTTGATTCTTTGTAGTCTATCAACTGCAAGCTGTGCGTTTGCAACAGTCTGAATTCCTGTACGAAATGTTGTAATAGCAGAATTGTAAGTCGTAACACTATGATTGTAGCAATCGATGTTTGAGTTAATTGTTTGCAAGGAAGATTGAAAAACAGTAGCTGTGGTGTTAGCCACGGCTGCTGTTGGATTTTGTATTTTTTGTTGAAGCGAAGCAATCAAACTTTGAAATTCTGCTCTAAAAGCAGTCTCGTCTGTAATTATGTTAAAGAATGGCTGTTGAACTGTATTTGGAAGATGTGTAGTCCATGATGTAATACTTGCGGTGTTTGTCTGGTTAATACTGTTTAACGCTTGTATAGCTGCTTCTAAATTGAAATTTTGGAGCGATATAGAATGTGCTTGAAGACGCTGAACTAAGGCATTAAAGTCTGCATTAAATTTACTTGCATAGGTGTTAAGAATTACAACATTACTATCAATAGTCTGTTTGCAAAATGGACAAGAAATTGTTGGCTCATTTGCTATTTGTTTGCTTTCAACATATGCATATCCTTTTTGGAGCCAATTTTCAGGACCATCAAGTGTGTTGTCTAACAAGTCTTGACAATGATTTGAAAACAAGGTTTCCAAAGTTGCATTTTGAATTGCTTGTGATGTGGTCTGTAAGTCTATGATAAGAGAAGCGAAGTCTATATCCGAATTAATTCGGTTTAATGGAGAAAGCATTTGTAATGTTTGAATTATTGCATTGGCATTTGCACTTGCTAATACTGCCACTGCTGCTGTAATTTGTGGGTCAATATTGATGGCTTGGGTTGCAGGAATTGCAAGAAAAGAAGTAATTAAATCAGCTGTCAAATTGTTGCCTACTTGCTGAATTAACTGTTGTTCAATATTTGTTTGATTTAGTCTTGATGTGGCTTTTGCAGCTTTGTTTTGCTCAATCTGGTTTTGAATAGCAACACCTTGTGCACCGATTACAAATTGATGAAGTTGCTTTTTGTGTTCATCATTAAAGTCAAAGCCGGAATAAATATTGTCATTGACAAAGTGAATATCAAAAATCTCAATGTCAGGAAATGGGATTGTCCAGCCTGCTGCACCGAAAGTATGATAAATATTTGGCGTCCCAACTTGGGTTATCTGTGCTGCTTGGGGTGCGATATGATTTGTAGAAATTCTACTTCTAACAACTTCAGGTTTATTTGTTGTTAGAGAACGAAACACTGAAGTCAATGTGGTTTTACCACCGCCATTGTCACCATAGATTAAAGTCAGCTTATGAAAATTAACCTGTCCAGCAGCATTGTAGTTGCGAAATTTGCCAATGGAAGTAAGACGTTCAACTTTATTTATCATACTTTAATGCGTTTTTTTAAAATAATTGTTTTATTCAGTCAGTTTCATGCTAGAATTGAGGTCATAGCCTTGCCGGTAACGGTTGGCGGTTGAATTTGGCAGGCTTTTACTTGCAGTTATTGTCAAACCGCTAAAATGCCTGAACTTTGTTATACTTGTCAAGTTGCCCATAACAGCCTGCTAAATTTTAACCGTGTGTTACCAACCGAACTTATTTTGTCATTTCTTGCAGCCTTTTCCAAAACCACTGGGGCTAATTTAGTGCTTTTTTAGTCAGGGCGGTTGAGTGTCGGGGTATTATTTTTTTTAGAAGGGGGGAAAAATATAAAATATCATTCCGCTTTCAGCAGTGGGGAGCTAAAAGTGTAAGCTCTTTTTGTTTTTTTTGGTTTGCAGATTGGCATTGTGCGAAAAACAAAATGTGCTTACACTTGTGAGCAGGGGAGTTGCAGCCTGTGTGATTAATGTTTTTGTCATAATGTAGAAATTGTCAAGCTTGCACAGCGTTGTCAAAGAGTGACCAAAGGTAGTTGCAAACTGAACAAAGACTTTTTTACAATGACCAAAGGTTTTTCCATACTGACCAAAGACTTTTGCAAACTGAACAAACACTTTTTCACATTGACCAGAGGTTGTTGCAAACTGAACAAAGGCTTTTGCAAACTGACCAAGCGTTGTTTCATATTGACCAAAGACTTTTTCATAAATCATCTAGGCTGTTTTAACTTTTATCTAGTGTCTTACAAAACGAATCCCGCTTATTTGCTTATACTGGGGGCTTGTTGCACCATAAATGGACTTTACATAAGCTTTAACGTCTGCCGCTACATCAACAACGCCTGTTTTTTCTTTGTAAAGGGTGTCATTTCTTGAAATGCGGGCGTTTGAAATAGGAACAAGAGAAGAAATAACAGCAGAATTTTTAATTTTCAAGTCATTGATCAGAGTTGTCAAAGCGGTAGTCTTTAATTCTGCTTCATTTGGGGCATACGTTGTCACAGAGCTAAGAAATTTAATTAACTTATCCAAGTTGTCCAAGCGATTGTCATAACTCATTTGCGAGGCTGAAATGTTCTTTTGTTCCTGCTCAATTAAAATTTCTGCTCCGGGTACTGGTTCGCTAACCGGCAAATTTGGATTTTTAATAATTGCTTTTGCTCTTCTTCCTTGCAATTTTCTTGCATAAGTTTTAGCGTTGTCAACAACCTGTTGGCTGGTGTCAGTTGCTTTGAGTGCATTAATAATTTTCGTAACAAGTTTACTAAGTGATTCAAATGCCAATTCTCTTGCTGCAACAGCATTAGAATAAGCAGGGATGTTGTTGTTTACCGCCAAAATAGCGTTTTTAGCATTAGTCAACAGCGTTTGCATTGCTGCAACTTTAATTGTGGTTTTACTTGGGTTGTATGTTGTTCCATATCCAACGCAAAAATCAACCATTTTTTCAAAGTTTGCTACGTTTTTGGCGTGGCCAGTTTCATAGCTTCCATGCTTTGAGATTTCGTTTACTACATCTGAATTTGTTGTCATAACTTTGTTATTTTAAAGGGTTAGTTCTTAAAATAACGATTGCTATGATTTGTTATTATATAAATTGCTAAAAATATATTCAATCAAACGGCAATAAACCTGCGTGTTAACGAAATATTATTTATTATTATTCGTTTTTTATCTCCGATTTTAAACCCGCATTAGGGATTACAGCGGAAATCCTTTTTGCTTTTCGCAAAAAGATTGCAGCGTAAAGCCCGACCCATAGGGGAATGCCCATATAAACAAAAAAATCAATTCAGCTATAATCAATTAAAAGAAAATAGCTATTCTTTTATAAATCTCTTTGTATAGATAGTTTGACCGTCATAGATATTCAAATCATAAATGCCATTTGCAAAATATGAAATATTAACAACTACTTTTTTATCAACAAATGAAGAATAAACAATTTGACCAATACTATTAATTATTTCAAATTTAAGTTTTGAATTTGATTTTAATGTTTCAATAAAAAGTTCATGGTTTACAGGATTTGGATATACTGCAAAATTGTTATTCAAGCTGATTTCTTCTACATTTATTGAATATATTGCATTTGAAATATTAGAACTGCATCCATTATTAGTAGAAATTACATAATAATTACCCGCCGATGTTATATTATATGTTTGATTTGTTGCACCGGGAATAATATTGCCATCTAAATACCATTGATTACCAGTTGTAGCATCAGATATAAGTTGATTACCATTTTGAGAAATAGTTGGTGTTGGCGGTAAGGGGTTAACTTGAACCCAAACAGGTGAAGATTCTGGACTGTTACACCAATTTGAATTAGCAACATTAAGTGAATAAGAACCCGTTGTTGTCACTGTCAAATCTTGATTAGTAGGGCCATTAACTCCATTCGACCAATTATACCATGAATAACCAGATGGAGCAGATAAGATAACGCTTCCACCTTGACAAAAAGTTGTTGAACCATTAGTTGAAATTGTTGGAGAAGGTGGATTCTGATTAACAGTTACAATAAAAGGATTCCAAGTAGCTTGACAACCACCAGGTGTTGTTAATACTAAATTATAGCTGCCAGATTGATTTGCTGTAAGCAGATTTGACGTTGCACTAGATATATTTGCTCCATTAAATGTCCACTGATATTTTACATTATCATTATAATCACAAGTAAATGTAACATTACCTCCTTCACAAAAAGACAAGTTGCCAGAAGTTGCTATATTAGCCGATAATTGATTACATGCTTCAAAATATGAACAATAAGCGCAAATCATTCCAGTTCCGAAATATTGATCCCAACCACTTGCACCTAAGTCAAAAACCTGTTGTTCTATTATGGTTCTTGCTTGTGCATTTGTTAAAAAAGGGTTCATATCAAATACTATACCTGCTAAACCTGTAACGTGTGGTGCTGCCATTGAAGTACCTTGCCAGTTTGCCCCACCATAGGTGTTATTTGGAAGAGTAGAAATAATTGGGAAGCCAGTTGAAGCTTCACCACCGGGTGCTGACAAGTCAATTGTGCTACCAAAATTTGAATAAGAAGCGCAAGTAAAATCGTAACTAGAACTTACACCAACTGCAGAAACACTGATTACATTTGTAAAAGCAGCAGGGTACAAAGGATTTGATGAATTACTATTACCAGCCGCTGCAATTAAAAGTTTTCCGTTATTCCATGCATTATTAATTGCTGTTTCTAAGGCACTACTTTGAGAGGGACCACCAAAACTCATATTTACAGCACGAATATGAGCTACGGTAGAAATGTAATTTAATGCATCTATTACAGCAACATCACTCAAAGTAGAATCTTTACCTATTTTAGCAAAATACACAGTATCATTAATCATCCCTGATACACCTATGCCATTATTTAGTGTAGCACCAATTGTTCCTGTAACATGAGTACCATGCTCTTGATAACTAGCAAAAGCAACGTCAGGTGTTGGATCATTATCATTATTTGCAAAATCATAACCATCCCAAACATTATCATATAAATCTGGATGATACCAATCAACAGCATTGTCTATAACGGCTAATTTTGTATTGCTAGTACCACCCGTATAGTATGACCATACACTATCAGCACCAATAACATAAGGCCCCCATTGTTGATTCCAATAAGGATCATTTGGTGTAAAGGCATTAGTCTTTATGATTGAAATAGGTTCAACGTATAAAATATTAGGATTTAATTTAGCACTATTAACAATTTGAAGAATTGCTTTTTTATTACCTTCAATAACTTCAAATTGATAGAAATTTTGTATTTCTGGATATTTACTTTTTCTGACAATTTTAGTAAGATTATTTTTTTGTAAAAAATCTTTTATGCCTTTTGACTCAATAGAAATACCCTTTTGTAATTCAATAATAATATTTTTGCAATCGACATTTGACCAATATAATGTATTGTTTTCGTTTTCCAAAGCATACCAATGAATTTCATTTTTTTGTACAATTTGTTTTGCATTAGTATTTATTGTAGTCCTTTGTTGTTTTTTTAATACCTCTTTATTAGGCATTTTACCAGTATTTTTAGTAAACCCAATATTATTGGTTTGTTTAACAACGGTAATTTTAGAGTTTTTGTAAATGTTTGTTGAAATCGGATTCTGTTTTTGCTGTGCCCAAAGACAGGAAATACTGCTAATAAAGGCAAAAGAGAGTAAAAATATTTTCATAAATATTATTTTTGCTTTGCCTCACCAGCCCCAAAAGTGGCGTTAAAATTTAAAGAAGACGTGGGACTGTAACTTTATCCGCTTTCGAGGTACCTCCAAGCACCCACCAGTCAAATAAGTTAAGCCCACGCCATAACGTGAGCATTAAACTTATTATTCTTGACTGGTTTGAAAATTGGAGGTTTTCGAAAGCCAAAATAAAAGCTAACGCTTCTTATGTTTTTTTAAATCTTTTTTTTTATTTCATTGTGTTATATATACTCTTTGTTACCTCCTTTCTTCATCAGATTATTATTTTATATTCCTATTACTTATAAGCAATTTTGAGATTTCTATTTTGGCATTTGTTATCTCAGATTTATTATTTTCAGTTTCGACTATTTCATTCAATATTTTTATTGCTAAACTGACGTTACTTATATTTTCTAATGTGCTAGTATTCTTCAATGCTTGTTGAATAGTAGATTTATAAACAAACAAAAATATTGTGCCAATAAATTCAAGGATTATTCCAAAGAAACTGCCAGGCAATGTTAAATTTGAATCTGGTATTTTAAAGTAAAGTATAAATACTATTACTAACATAAGAAAACCTGAAATTATTAAAATAATACTTATCCAAAAAATATATTTCAAATTACTTTGATTATCGTCAAAATATTTGTCTAATCTTTTTCTAGCATAATTTAATTCAGAGTTAGTATCTGGGTTTTTTTCTAATTCCTTTGCAGCTGTATCGTATTCTCTTTTTATTGCTTGTTTTTTTTCTTTATCTTCTAACAGTATAGCAGTAATACCAGCCGTAATAAAGAGTAACATGAAAAATAAATATAGTTTAAGTCCAACATTTGATAGTATCTTTCTTGTTTTTGTTTCATTTACAATGCATTTATTTAATATTTTTTCATATTTATTAAAAGCATTAACAGTAATTAATCGTTTAATTGAAATAATTAATTTTTCTTCATTTTCAAAAGGTTTATTTTTAATTTTTTCAATATTATCTATAATGTTTTTTGGTATTGGAACAAGATTATTAATAGGCAATATCCAATAACCAATATTATTTGAATCTTTTTTATTTTCAATTAATGTAACAGCAAAATCATTGAAATCTAAACAATTATTTTCTTCTAAGATTGATTGTATTTGAAATTTCAGTTCAGTAGAATCAATAAATTTTTTATCAGCAATATTTTTTAATGAAGGAATAATAGAGGTATTATATACATCAAGTTTCTTTAATGAATCATTTGTGAATAGCTTATTTTCATGAAGAAAGAAAGCTAAAACAAATAACGATATCGTTCCTATAAAAAATAAAATGCCGCAAAAGTTTGATACTTTCTTTAAATAAATAATGAGTTTTTGTTTAGTAAATTTCATTTACTTAAGTCTTGTAATCTCTTCTTTTGAAAGACCTGTTAAATCTGCAATTTCTTCAATGCTCATACCTCTTTTTTTGCATTTCTTTGCAATTTCTATTTTTTCTTTTTTTCTTCCATCATGTTCTGCGGTATCAACAGTGTTGGCAAAATCTCTATAATATTTTAAACTGTCTTCATATTCTTTCATTTCTTTTTGTGAAAATTTTGCAATTTCAGCAGTTTTAAATAGTTTTTCGAAAATTCTTTCTTGTAATGCTTTGGGTCTGTTTTGAAGAGCTGGTAAATGTCTTAATACAAACAGCCACTTATCAAAACTTGTTTTTAATTCACTTTCTTTCTTAGTGAATTTAGGCATTTCTAAATAAATGTATGTGAGTTTATCGTAAAAAACGGTATTCTTCTCAATATCGGAAAGTTTAATTTTATGCAGAATTTTATTTGGTTCATGTTTTTGGTCGTCAAACATAAAGTCCAAAATTCCAATTGTGTAAACTGCTTTTAATTCAAAGTTCCAATTTCCTTGTTTTGCTTGTTCTTGTATTGGAAATGTTGAATAATAAACACTTCTGTCTTTGAAAAAATTCTGTTTTGCTTTTTGTAGTTCTACAATGAATTTTTCACCTCTCTCATTTTCACAGTATAAATCAAATATTGCTTTCCTGTCAGTGTCTGATGAGCTTAAATGTTCGTTTTTTAAATAGGTAAGATTTTTAATTTGCTGTTCGCCAATTAATAGGCTATTGAGGAAGTCAATTAATAAGTCTTTATTGACTTCTTCTCCGAACAATTTTTTGAAACCAAAGTCGGTAAATGGGTTAACGTATTTTTCTTTAATCATAATGCTCTATCTTATTAAAAGTCAAAGTTACATAATTTTTTGGAACAACAAATTTACAAAATACCGGAATTTTGCTCTTTTGGCTGCCGAAGGGTTGGCTTGTGGGTTGTGGCAGGCAAATGTGCAAAATGTGTGTCAGCGGTTGTTAAATCCATACTGCCCGAAGGGCAGAGAGCGAGGGCAAAAAAAATAATACAGAAGGATTGGGCTTGTGTGTCAGCGGTCATTAAGGTCATAATTTTACTTTTTCTTTTTAAGTCAATGCACAAAACTCTCAAACCTTTTTTTCTCTCACAACTCAGTCAAAACGATAATCTTTTTGCTTTTTTGTAGTTTGGTTGGTAACGTTTGAAGCTACCCAACACCGTGCAATTTCTTGCAGAAATTGTCAAACCGCTGAACAGTTTTTGTATTGTTGACATTGTCAAACCGACAATGTCTGCACGGTGTTGTGGTAGGTGGTGTTAGCAATTGGGCGTTTTGTTAATATGATTTCAAACTTTTCAATCTGTCTGAAAGAAGAAGCATATTTTATAGTTAATTTAATGATGATAACTCAAAGTAAATTCATTTCCTTTAATATGAGTTAAATCAAATTTTGGCGGATTATTTTTTTCCCAATGTAATAAATTTAGTTCTTTAAACCATATACCTATTTCTATTTTACGTATTTCACCACACATTATTTTACGAATTTTTCCTATTCTCTTAAAGCTATTTGAAATAGAAGCTTTAAATTCTTCTTTCCCATCAATTTTAATACTTATAAAGTTTATATTTTTATCCAAAATAAATTTTCTATCTTTTTTCAAAACATATATGCCATAACCTGCACCAGATTCATGATGTTGTCCATTGTTCCATGCTGATACTTCAATTTTTTTCAATTCCATAATATGTTAGAATTATTTTACTTTATTATTTTATACTTTATTATTTTATTCTCCATGATTAAAGAAAGTAAATAAAGTCCTTTTGGACAATTAACAGGAACATTGATAATGTTTTCTCCTTGAGTTAATTCTACTTCTTTATTTTCATATACTTTACCTGTAATATCAGTAAGTGTAATATTTGATATACTCGATTCTAACGCATTTACTTTTAAGTTTACATTATCAATAAACGGATTAGGATAAACTTCAATAGAACTTGTTACAATAGTGTTTTCAATTGATGTAATATTTCTATTAACAGTTACAGTGACTGTGACAACTTTATAATTATCACTTTCTAATATATAACTAACAGTAAAAGAATTAGGTGCTGAG comes from the Bacteroidia bacterium genome and includes:
- a CDS encoding AAA family ATPase, whose product is MINKVERLTSIGKFRNYNAAGQVNFHKLTLIYGDNGGGKTTLTSVFRSLTTNKPEVVRSRISTNHIAPQAAQITQVGTPNIYHTFGAAGWTIPFPDIEIFDIHFVNDNIYSGFDFNDEHKKQLHQFVIGAQGVAIQNQIEQNKAAKATSRLNQTNIEQQLIQQVGNNLTADLITSFLAIPATQAINIDPQITAAVAVLASANANAIIQTLQMLSPLNRINSDIDFASLIIDLQTTSQAIQNATLETLFSNHCQDLLDNTLDGPENWLQKGYAYVESKQIANEPTISCPFCKQTIDSNVVILNTYASKFNADFNALVQRLQAHSISLQNFNLEAAIQALNSINQTNTASITSWTTHLPNTVQQPFFNIITDETAFRAEFQSLIASLQQKIQNPTAAVANTTATVFQSSLQTINSNIDCYNHSVTTYNSAITTFRTGIQTVANAQLAVDRLQRIKKRFETPIDTLCTQLSAEKQTLRGLETAYTLLSQQQQTAAATFFSSYQTQINHYLGNVFKTLFKIDNVVHVAPHGRATQSKIAYKLTIDGKDISFVPNQPFNAKECLSEGDKSTIALAFFLSKLDIDPNRQDKILIFDDPLSSLDTNRRTYTIGIIKALIQQMKQVVVLSHNEFFLHEIGKDFGGAIKNTLRITENFAAKASIIEECDLDSLVKNEYFKHIEALEAFRTNPDHSIKDTVLGWLRNVLEAHLRFKFYKEIRSMTGQKTFGRLISFLDTSGVVFRDNANRTTIIANLNLINGVSWKQHHGDPNPDYATLGMNPNTITAPELDNLIQDVLKLIEVQL
- a CDS encoding S8 family peptidase; translated protein: MKIFLLSFAFISSISCLWAQQKQNPISTNIYKNSKITVVKQTNNIGFTKNTGKMPNKEVLKKQQRTTINTNAKQIVQKNEIHWYALENENNTLYWSNVDCKNIIIELQKGISIESKGIKDFLQKNNLTKIVRKSKYPEIQNFYQFEVIEGNKKAILQIVNSAKLNPNILYVEPISIIKTNAFTPNDPYWNQQWGPYVIGADSVWSYYTGGTSNTKLAVIDNAVDWYHPDLYDNVWDGYDFANNDNDPTPDVAFASYQEHGTHVTGTIGATLNNGIGVSGMINDTVYFAKIGKDSTLSDVAVIDALNYISTVAHIRAVNMSFGGPSQSSALETAINNAWNNGKLLIAAAGNSNSSNPLYPAAFTNVISVSAVGVSSSYDFTCASYSNFGSTIDLSAPGGEASTGFPIISTLPNNTYGGANWQGTSMAAPHVTGLAGIVFDMNPFLTNAQARTIIEQQVFDLGASGWDQYFGTGMICAYCSYFEACNQLSANIATSGNLSFCEGGNVTFTCDYNDNVKYQWTFNGANISSATSNLLTANQSGSYNLVLTTPGGCQATWNPFIVTVNQNPPSPTISTNGSTTFCQGGSVILSAPSGYSWYNWSNGVNGPTNQDLTVTTTGSYSLNVANSNWCNSPESSPVWVQVNPLPPTPTISQNGNQLISDATTGNQWYLDGNIIPGATNQTYNITSAGNYYVISTNNGCSSNISNAIYSINVEEISLNNNFAVYPNPVNHELFIETLKSNSKLKFEIINSIGQIVYSSFVDKKVVVNISYFANGIYDLNIYDGQTIYTKRFIKE
- a CDS encoding PD-(D/E)XK nuclease family transposase, which produces MIKEKYVNPFTDFGFKKLFGEEVNKDLLIDFLNSLLIGEQQIKNLTYLKNEHLSSSDTDRKAIFDLYCENERGEKFIVELQKAKQNFFKDRSVYYSTFPIQEQAKQGNWNFELKAVYTIGILDFMFDDQKHEPNKILHKIKLSDIEKNTVFYDKLTYIYLEMPKFTKKESELKTSFDKWLFVLRHLPALQNRPKALQERIFEKLFKTAEIAKFSQKEMKEYEDSLKYYRDFANTVDTAEHDGRKKEKIEIAKKCKKRGMSIEEIADLTGLSKEEITRLK
- a CDS encoding T9SS type A sorting domain-containing protein; this encodes MKKIIFLISLLISVVTVNAQTQIVTYTGTTCSVKATPSPSLASLASTLGTTSSTQWTCTSVDYSTLDCSLSYQNTNSFPQFQASITTIFTLNIPYSAPNSFTVSYILESDNYKVVTVTVTVNRNITSIENTIVTSSIEVYPNPFIDNVNLKVNALESSISNITLTDITGKVYENKEVELTQGENIINVPVNCPKGLYLLSLIMENKIIKYKIIK